Proteins found in one Sphaeramia orbicularis chromosome 8, fSphaOr1.1, whole genome shotgun sequence genomic segment:
- the bcl2l12 gene encoding uncharacterized protein bcl2l12 isoform X2 yields the protein MTECAGRPPSTSSLSSLPLVEVKAETRLVLQAFLHRAASVPLKERPGRIGGAYKDHNKYSVKPQPKVKDGWDSQAEDVSSGDEKKTGFKDFIKQLPRLTPPRRSSKDPRGSLDREKSKPRDQTEDDLVSPSSTSDDEDGEKKPPKRLNQKKIRRKISTFFKKKFEKDKDKTDTESLPQRPSTLPIDKKPEPTPTLVSPNHPPEFYDEVAEKLEKIAQRSTSTKKPNRRPTTPPTQVCDKEAVVQQLVQVLSLEGDAINTKIQSDPFLRQSLSRLSYGSFSKLLDTFGSSQVLEAPALPPRASPTLQRMAITMEVSRRIVTATGTQRMQGYAEFYMETFAPWVKSHGGWENVVDLEEYD from the exons ATGACGGAGTGCGCCGGCCGCCCTCCCTCCACCTCATCCTTATCTTCCCTCCCTCTGGTCGAGGTCAAGGCTGAGACCCGTCTGGTCCTCCAAGCATTCCTTCATCGAGCCGCCTCCGTCCCCCTGAAGGAAAGACCTGGACGAATAGGAGGAGCCTACAAAGACCACAACAAATACAG TGTCAAGCCACAGCCCAAAGTGAAGGATGGCTGGGATTCGCAGGCTGAAGATGTCAGTTCAGGAGACGAGAAGAAGACGGGCTTTAAAGATTTCATAAAGCAGCTGCCTCGTCTGACTCCTCCACGGCGATCTTCAAAAGACCCCAGAGGCTCACTGGACCGAGAGAAGTCCAAACCCAGAGACCAAACAGAA GATGACCTGGTGTCGCCGTCGTCAACATCAGATGATGAGGATGGTGAGAAGAAACCTCCGAAGAGACTGAACCAAAAGAAGATTAGAAGAAAGATATCCACCTTCTTTAAGAAAAAATTTGAGAAAGACAAGGATAAAACGGACACTGAATCTTTACCTCAGAGACCTTCGACTCTCCCCATTGACAAGAAACCAGAGCCCACCCCCACCCTTGTCTCTCCCA ACCACCCACCTGAGTTCTACGATGAGGTTGCAGAAAAACTTGAAAAGATTGCCCAGAGGTCCACCAGTACCAAGAAACCCAATAGGAGGCCCACCACTCCACCTACACAAG TGTGTGACAAAGAGGCGGTGGTGCAGCAGCTTGTTCAAGTACTGTCTCTGGAAGGAGACGCCATTAACACTAAG ATTCAGTCAGACCCCTTCCTGCGCCAAAGCTTGTCTCGTTTGTCCTATGGGTCATTCTCTAAGCTTCTGGACACATTCGGCAGCAGTCAGGTACTGGAGGCCCCAGCCCTGCCACCGAGGGCCAGTCCGACGCTGCAGCGCATGGCCATCACAATGGAGGTGTCACGGCGAATAGTGACAGCCACAGGGACCCAGCGAATGCAGGGCTATGCTGAGTTTTACATGGAGACGTTTGCCCCCTGGGTCAAGAGCCACGGGGGATGG GAGAATGTGGTGGATCTGGAGGAGTACGACTGA
- the bcl2l12 gene encoding uncharacterized protein bcl2l12 isoform X3 codes for MTECAGRPPSTSSLSSLPLVEVKAETRLVLQAFLHRAASVPLKERPGRIGGAYKDHNKYSVKPQPKVKDGWDSQAEDVSSGDEKKTGFKDFIKQLPRLTPPRRSSKDPRGSLDREKSKPRDQTEDDLVSPSSTSDDEDGEKKPPKRLNQKKIRRKISTFFKKKFEKDKDKTDTESLPQRPSTLPIDKKPEPTPTLVSPNHPPEFYDEVAEKLEKIAQRSTSTKKPNRRPTTPPTQAVCDKEAVVQQLVQVLSLEGDAINTKRKPIQDTLKGLYLWAGLGMLRDSPEVVDVTVWATLLKLLPPVTWIGRRWYSTDPRVDNVR; via the exons ATGACGGAGTGCGCCGGCCGCCCTCCCTCCACCTCATCCTTATCTTCCCTCCCTCTGGTCGAGGTCAAGGCTGAGACCCGTCTGGTCCTCCAAGCATTCCTTCATCGAGCCGCCTCCGTCCCCCTGAAGGAAAGACCTGGACGAATAGGAGGAGCCTACAAAGACCACAACAAATACAG TGTCAAGCCACAGCCCAAAGTGAAGGATGGCTGGGATTCGCAGGCTGAAGATGTCAGTTCAGGAGACGAGAAGAAGACGGGCTTTAAAGATTTCATAAAGCAGCTGCCTCGTCTGACTCCTCCACGGCGATCTTCAAAAGACCCCAGAGGCTCACTGGACCGAGAGAAGTCCAAACCCAGAGACCAAACAGAA GATGACCTGGTGTCGCCGTCGTCAACATCAGATGATGAGGATGGTGAGAAGAAACCTCCGAAGAGACTGAACCAAAAGAAGATTAGAAGAAAGATATCCACCTTCTTTAAGAAAAAATTTGAGAAAGACAAGGATAAAACGGACACTGAATCTTTACCTCAGAGACCTTCGACTCTCCCCATTGACAAGAAACCAGAGCCCACCCCCACCCTTGTCTCTCCCA ACCACCCACCTGAGTTCTACGATGAGGTTGCAGAAAAACTTGAAAAGATTGCCCAGAGGTCCACCAGTACCAAGAAACCCAATAGGAGGCCCACCACTCCACCTACACAAG CAGTGTGTGACAAAGAGGCGGTGGTGCAGCAGCTTGTTCAAGTACTGTCTCTGGAAGGAGACGCCATTAACACTAAG AGGAAACCAATccaggacacgctgaagggattatatctctgggctggcctgggaatgcttCGGGATTCCCCGGAGGTAGTGGATGTGACTgtctgggctactctgctgaAGCTGCTGCCCCCCGTGACCTGGATTGGAAGAAGATGGTATAGTACGGATCCACGCGTGgacaatgtaagatga
- the bcl2l12 gene encoding uncharacterized protein bcl2l12 isoform X1 produces MTECAGRPPSTSSLSSLPLVEVKAETRLVLQAFLHRAASVPLKERPGRIGGAYKDHNKYSVKPQPKVKDGWDSQAEDVSSGDEKKTGFKDFIKQLPRLTPPRRSSKDPRGSLDREKSKPRDQTEDDLVSPSSTSDDEDGEKKPPKRLNQKKIRRKISTFFKKKFEKDKDKTDTESLPQRPSTLPIDKKPEPTPTLVSPNHPPEFYDEVAEKLEKIAQRSTSTKKPNRRPTTPPTQAVCDKEAVVQQLVQVLSLEGDAINTKIQSDPFLRQSLSRLSYGSFSKLLDTFGSSQVLEAPALPPRASPTLQRMAITMEVSRRIVTATGTQRMQGYAEFYMETFAPWVKSHGGWENVVDLEEYD; encoded by the exons ATGACGGAGTGCGCCGGCCGCCCTCCCTCCACCTCATCCTTATCTTCCCTCCCTCTGGTCGAGGTCAAGGCTGAGACCCGTCTGGTCCTCCAAGCATTCCTTCATCGAGCCGCCTCCGTCCCCCTGAAGGAAAGACCTGGACGAATAGGAGGAGCCTACAAAGACCACAACAAATACAG TGTCAAGCCACAGCCCAAAGTGAAGGATGGCTGGGATTCGCAGGCTGAAGATGTCAGTTCAGGAGACGAGAAGAAGACGGGCTTTAAAGATTTCATAAAGCAGCTGCCTCGTCTGACTCCTCCACGGCGATCTTCAAAAGACCCCAGAGGCTCACTGGACCGAGAGAAGTCCAAACCCAGAGACCAAACAGAA GATGACCTGGTGTCGCCGTCGTCAACATCAGATGATGAGGATGGTGAGAAGAAACCTCCGAAGAGACTGAACCAAAAGAAGATTAGAAGAAAGATATCCACCTTCTTTAAGAAAAAATTTGAGAAAGACAAGGATAAAACGGACACTGAATCTTTACCTCAGAGACCTTCGACTCTCCCCATTGACAAGAAACCAGAGCCCACCCCCACCCTTGTCTCTCCCA ACCACCCACCTGAGTTCTACGATGAGGTTGCAGAAAAACTTGAAAAGATTGCCCAGAGGTCCACCAGTACCAAGAAACCCAATAGGAGGCCCACCACTCCACCTACACAAG CAGTGTGTGACAAAGAGGCGGTGGTGCAGCAGCTTGTTCAAGTACTGTCTCTGGAAGGAGACGCCATTAACACTAAG ATTCAGTCAGACCCCTTCCTGCGCCAAAGCTTGTCTCGTTTGTCCTATGGGTCATTCTCTAAGCTTCTGGACACATTCGGCAGCAGTCAGGTACTGGAGGCCCCAGCCCTGCCACCGAGGGCCAGTCCGACGCTGCAGCGCATGGCCATCACAATGGAGGTGTCACGGCGAATAGTGACAGCCACAGGGACCCAGCGAATGCAGGGCTATGCTGAGTTTTACATGGAGACGTTTGCCCCCTGGGTCAAGAGCCACGGGGGATGG GAGAATGTGGTGGATCTGGAGGAGTACGACTGA